The Nicotiana tomentosiformis chromosome 2, ASM39032v3, whole genome shotgun sequence genome includes the window TACCACTAGATTGCAGTTGTAAAGCTAATAAAGAGAAACTAGAATAGCATCAcaatagtttttcaaactaaGAACAAATCAAACCATAAACATATAAGCAGTGCATCAGTAGTGTAAGCTCAACAACATTAAACATCACGCCATGCATGAAATAAAGATCAAAAGTAGAAATGGACCTTAAGTGAAGTAATTCCAGATTTGCAATACATAGAGAAACTCTATAAAGTTCCAATAGCAGCTACTACAGCAACACTAGACCCATGATTGAAAACCTTGTTGGAACCACGAACGGATCTACGAACTACGACCTTGGCGGCGACCTCGGACTCGACTGAACGGGAAGACAAAGTTAGACCTTTGCCGCGTTTATGGGTGTATTTCAGAGGGCTAATGGTGCCGCATTTTTTATTTCTTTGGGGCTGGAATTTGCTGGTGTTTGATGCTATTTTATGGCTATATTTGGCTGATTCTTTGAGCTTTATGTGGTGATGATTTCAGCTATTTTTTCAGATGAATTTTGGGTGTTAAAGGAGCTGATCCGTGGGGGAAAAGTTGCTGCAATTTCGACTATTTTAATGGAGTTTTTGGCTGGATTTACTATGACTGAAACTGCTAGTTTGGATGGTGTTCTTAGGTGGTGTTGGTGACTGGATTTTGGCTGGTTTTTTGGAATGTTTTTGAAGCTGGAATCCATGACCACCCGTGGGGTGTTCATGGAAGATCTTTTTATGTAGGAGGAGACAtgtgggagggggggggggattttctgagtggggacaagcatgggggacaaggtaAAGTGGAGTGGGAacaaagtgtgggggacaagtatgggggacaaagaaaagtggggtggggacacgcgtgggatGATGAAAGCGGGAAATATGGAgtgagaagtgaggtattggtgagatgagtgggaaaaaattcaagcatggtcaaaaattaggtgtttaCAGCAttcccctctttgcttggaaacatgaagagttttcaggcaaagaaaagatgagctgtatgactaatttttggccataccattattcaaaagggaagagatAAGAGAAAAGAGTGTGACCGAGTCTTAGTtatggacaacctacatatcccgggttataagggaatcaagtCGTGTGTAGCTTAAGAAGAGTGATAGAATGATTAGCTGGAGAGTCGAGCGAGGTTCCTtcgaggctccggtctgtggttctgttattacatcaaaatcaaaagaaactaaacaaacctatcatctatgagttacaagattcctatttataagtaTTCTAAAACTTGGTCTTGAGTCTTGATTGATTATTCATGCAggctctgatctgaaccttgatgcttgctagctgcaggtgctagttcatctacgacttcttctgagcaaaacgggaaatgtaaagctcgtaacttcagtcatgtcttgagcagtccatatcTTTTCCATCtacttctgcatttggattcacttcttttcctttcttttctttattctggattgagaattcttcttttggtcatcttgaACCTTGttcctcgaggtaaaacctgctcagacactaAAACAAAAGAACGAACGAAATATTTCTGcgccagttttcactaggaaatttttttgagttattgtaacaaaattctaaactacttatttattgaaagcaataaataaaaacaaaatcgGGAATGTTGTATCTTGAAAAGATCATGATGATTTTTGTGTTTTTTTGGATAGCATTCCTTTattgtcccaaaagaatgtctcaactaaggattggtgtaccttatgttgggaaaatatggCCAGGGAATGGTATATcatatattggcaatgatatcagggagtggtgtaccctgcatttaagatcaaatcaactagggagtggtgtaccctatgttggagaaaatagctagggattggtgtaccctatactggtaagcagatcagggattggtgtaccctatactggtaaggaaatgtaatcaggggttggtaccctatactagtttactgaaaaggaaatataactaggggttggtgccctgtattactgaaaaggaaatgtaaccaagggttggcgccatgtattactgaaaagaaaatataaccaggggttggcgccctgtattactgaaaaggaaatgtaatcaggggttgtcGCCCTGtaatactgaaaaggaaatataactaggggttggcgccctgtattactgaaaaggaaatgtaaccaggggttggcaccctgtattactgaaaaggaaatgtaaccaggggttgtcgccctgtattactgaaaaagaaatgtaatcgtattactgaaaaggaaatgtaaccgggggttggcgccctgcattattgaaaaggaaatgtaaccagggtttggcgccctgtattactgaaaagaaaatgtaactaggggttggttccctgtattactgaaaaggaaatgtaaccaggggttggtgccctgtattattgaaaaggaaatgtaaccaggggtttggagccctgtattactgaaaaaataCAGAATCCCcttggcaaaaaggttctacctgggttaagctacgtaaaacaacctaagcaaagagtacttctacccgaaactatgagctggatccccctaggcaaaaaaggttctacctaggttaagctacgtaaaacaatctgagcaaagagtacttctacccgaaaattatgagctggatccccctaggcgaaaaggttctacctgggttaagctacgaaaaacaaactgagcaaagagtacttctacccgaaaactatgagctggatcccccaggcaaaaaggttctacctgggttaagctacgaaaaacagcatgggcgaagagtacttctacccggaactatgagttgaatccccctaggcgaaaagtctctacctgggttaagctacgaaaataatcTGTAacagtgatgcatgctgaaaataaaagaaaatagagattttgcgaaactcacctttggtgacattcgttctttaggaatcgccattctgcactgctttgttcctgctgcaaacaaagaaaaattgtgagttttaaaaagtgctggtcggtttgtggccttgatgtctttgtgcccatcttcttttgatgatgatttcaacctacTAGACGTTTCCTtaataccacttgcatttctggccccggagagcctttgacttcacaaacttttacatgacggttggtcgtgtggtacttaaccttttcaactttattttgcctttgtagcatttcactttcgacttctttcctccaaaactttcaatttcaaagcattggggaacctttggcttttcaaactttgccaaatggttagccacttgggacttaatcTATTTAACTTCATTTTTCCTTGTAGGCACTTTCTATTTGATTTCCTCcttacaagagtttttgatttgTAAGCATCGGtcgccatggccagtcggggtcgacttgattCCCCTGCTGAGtctgggtgccttttttgcatattagcttgtatcatgCGAGAGCCCTGTAAATATGTCTtgccatcccttctttgccttagtttttggaacagagttagaccgaaatggattcaaagaacaacaaacaatggaatggacaatgaatatagacaagaggtatccctttcggggaaaggaaaggacttatctgaagtacatgcggacttaatgaacatgacatgccttttggactggatgcttgatctgtgtaaaccatctgactcttagaaattcatcacaacttttgtctcaaaatcgagaaaccttgcccaggattATATCGATGCCAATCGTTGTGAGGATCcttttttcgatcagtggcgccctttgtgggttttcaccactTGACCTCTCTTTTCTCACcattgccttatagtgccctttgcgagttttcactaacaagactctctcattttaatttctctgcttaccatcgccttacggtgcccgtgagggttttcaccaataagaccctctcattttatttctaaTTTGATTgcatcagatccaagtaactgtatcctcccattttgaacctctttgccgattgatcggaaggacttgaaaaggattttgggtaaaaaggatttggattaaattacaactttggaacctctcaggcgaaaccatcaccgaaccattgtaacacctgccctagtttcaacttttgggggaatgtggatttttattatggtgtgactgaaccccagagcgaggctgcctacatatcctttcggaatcaagtcaaacgtagttcaaggaactttgttttttatatttttctttcgcttttttcttttgttttgttttcttttctctttccttttcctttccttttttcctctttttttcatttcattttctttttgtcttttcttcttctctattttttttcatttttcatttaaatattttttcaataataacttccaagttccaaagagagaaaaaaaataagatctggctcaaagggtttgcaaagggttgaatatttggatagtgagaaagaaaaccttcttcatcccaaccggagaacattaatgctatatagagGATCAAGCATAGTCCCTTTTGACTGCACTTGCATTGACAGTTGTTTTAGAGATATTTCCTTCGATGTTTCCCAGGCACAACGCTCTCTTTTGGCAATACTCTTGttataatgtatggacctttccaatctgGAGCCAATTTCCCTTAGTTGTTccgattctttattttattttggcaataCTCTTAAATCATTATTTCAAAGTCTGACAGCATTTTAGGAtatgggcatgaagtccgcaagcatgtcatgtcattaaaatctgcattaacagaactgaaagaGAATAacaaaagtgacaagattaagaaaagagacattcctggacaacgaaatattaatttcatttgatttttattttattttatttatttatttttcttttgaattttaaagatagaagggtttacattggAAAGTAagataataaattaaaatattcgGATCACACCCTGGGATAATTCGAACACaaaaaggatagcaagactggctaccgagactcccgtctgatGGGGGACTTTCAAGCTTGGCGACTgtttttttttgcttttcttctgtctcggcaatggactttagtgccggatcaaattcttCATCTTCATAGATCATTCTGAAtactggcccattggtgtgagtaggcagagtattgttcatcatattaggggcctcttcatccctaagcattattgccttgagctcgatgaggtcttccactgctctcttaagagtTCAATAGTCTTccgtatcatgtcccactgctctagagtagtattcatatctagcattAGCCTGGTGTAAGGGGGACTCGGGGCTTGGCCTgttcggggccactggctgcagcACACCTAAACTGattagcttttggaacaagctcgagtatgattcaccaataggggtgaatgttttttttaagcaactataccactcggcagcacttgcctagtggctaatatataaataaaatcccaaaatgggttcaaagcttacaagatgtccaaaccaaaatagaaggcatgaagctactagcaattaaaaagatagaaagggtaaaatctaatgaactagctaTTGCAACAtaataagttgaatgcttccttctcctatcagtgcatgtgaatccaattgtcataGATAAATACCAAGCAACACCTAttaagctctcaccaggcgccagggtatactgtccataggctaaaatgaattccaaacatctccaccacagagttgaagccagcatagtcttccaagtgtagctattatatgatctccatatgcagtggactgattttgtccaagtattaatcatgtgctcactcatcaaaattaatgtgtagaagaggagcctggctttaggaaGGCTTTGCAAGGAAAAAGCCaagcttgagctggctttaggcaggctttgcagggcaaaagccaggcttgagctggctttacgcaggctttgcaaggcaaaagccaggcttgagctggctttaggtaggctttgcaaggcaaaaccCAGGCTTGAGCtagctttaggcaggctttgcaaggcaaaatctaggcatgagctggctttaggccggCTTttcaaggcaaaagccaggaatgagctggctttaagcaggctttgcaaggcaaaggccaggctttgaaactgtgcctttttgtgatcttgtaagctcagatccttccctactagaacctttaatgtagacatcattctaaacattgctaaaccatcctcagattgagcatgaaagcatgataataccactgagaaatgattcaacaatctccagAAATACCATATGATGAGTTCAAcattttccttagcatttggacatatcagaAGTAGGATAAATTGTACCATCCTACACCTGCTTATCGCATTTTTTCTGTACACTATCGAAGCACCCCCAGAATGAGCATGAGACCATACTAATACCATTGGAAAGTACCTTAATAGCATACTGAATGAGACAAAAAAACATGTAGGTTTGTGCAGAGTCCAATCctgtgaagccatcagtctggggttcttctctttgctatcctaaccctaaggttaggtgattgatATTTGTatagattgatcaacctcctccctaCACTAGGCAattcagagaatgaatgaaactcagatgtacctgcaaaagaaaacacaatgttagctataaagtccgccactgagttgccttctctgaacacatgttgaaagatcatATTGAAATTGTCCctcatctctataattttcttcacatcctgtgcaattacccaaggaggatcctATTCCCCTTCTATcaccttcttcatcaccaatgaatcagtctctaatatgagagggtgaagatcatgctccacacaatattccaacccttgaagaatagccttagcttcagctACCACATTAGTTGTCAATCCCAAGTCTACTGCCCAagcatacaccacatcaccttcatcatccctcacacaaaagcctagggagctaggtccaggattgcTCTTTGAGgctccatcagtattacatttgtaccaaccatgaaaaggaagctgctatgttactcttgtagtgataAATATAGGTTTATATgcttcaaagtattgaatcatgtctggccataacaatggaatattaggcatccaagcatacctcacccttgccagttgattcaatgtcctatttatctcatgaatcaccctatttgtggacactgaacccccatgtttacctgcatttcttctcttccaaatctctcaagtgatgatagctggtactgcttgaaatagtggctttaatttttgacaacactgagcataccaccaatgccttataatctgcttcaattgaattaattgtacagtaattccagcagcccccatgaacaagttccataccttagaggcagtaggacttgtgacaaatatatgcttAATAGATTCCTTTTGgggctgctgacaacaccaacacctagacatcaccatttgccCTTGCCTTCTCCACATGTCATCAGtggctattttctgcctccacaatctccacaagaagaaggatatcttgaatggcaaacctttaatccacattaacttaaattcctgattaggatcagtcctatgccttaatatttgccaggcactgctaacactgaacttgcctgaaggagttggcatccagtatggcctatcccaatatccctcactTCCTTCACAatgcacatttagccttatatgttcagcaatttcctcattgaaagtttgatctagcaACTGATCATCCCATGCTTCCCCTTGCCGCAGTTCTGCCACCTACTGAAGATtttcattgattggaaagtcttcaggtaatacgtgataaagtgcacccaatccagtccaattttcatgccaaatattagtggttccactcttcaattcccatatgatctcatgttctacttcttccaTAGAATTCAacatttgtctccaaacatgagaccctcccTTAAAATTCACCACTGTTGGTactccttcttgcaatacttattccacatgaaattagaccacaaagattttatggtcctaaacctccaccatagtttagcaaacagtgcccttgagacatcatGTAAGGACCTAAAACCTAGGCCCCCTTCTtctttaggaaggcaaagatttttccatgaagcccagtgtctgcttctcccttcttcctttgtgctccaaaagaaccaagcaaaagtcttatgtagatgcTCCAGGATGTTGTTTGGTGGATCAAGGATTGATAACATAtgaactggcatactttgcaacacaTTAGAGATGAGTGTTTCCTTTCCTCCAAATGACAACAATTTTTctttccatgaatgcaatttagccttcaccttcttgataagatcctcataatagtccttcctccttctagtgtaaaaaataggacaccctagatatatgaaggggaatttacctcttgcaaatcctgtaataactccaactgcctgaaacaatccattagcaacctttgaatgcatgtagtatgaactcttatctttgttgatcatctgacctgatatcttctcatagttccccaacactgccataatcttgctcaaggagggaggatgagcagatgacttgtcttcaaagagcttattcaaagacctggaaagtacctcagctgacagaatgaataatgctggagataggggatccccttgtttcacaccccttgtagacttaaagaaccctgaggactgcccattcaccaatactgaataccagttatttgacaacaagttccacaccatgttgatgaagtgctcagaaaatcccatcttccctagcacatgcaataagtacttccatgaaaccctatcataggccttagccatatcaagcttgatcacTATATTAGTTGTCTTTCCCTTTAACCTTATGTCAGTGACAATTTCTTGAGTAAATAAGATGTTCTCGaatatactcctaccctttacaaatccGGATTGATTAGGATATTAGAGATGGCAGAAAACTCTCTAAtctgtcatgtaacaccctagacaataccttgttaatgaagttgctcaaactaataggtcttaaATCAGAGAAGGTCTCAACTGTAGGTTTCTCGGGCAACAACACTAGATTGGTGtgagtgatggatttaggcaatgcagcttatccatagaagtgtagcaccATGTTGTGAATATCAGCACCTATAACATcccagcatgtttgataaaacagTCCAGTGAATCCATAAGGACCACTAGCACTCTCCCTACTAAGCTCAAAAACTGCTgcccttacttcttcaattgttggcaatctgctAAGTTCTAAATTCTGATCCATAGTGACTATTGAATGTACATTATTGAGCAAGGAAAATTCAGAAGCATCACCTTCATTTGTGAACTATTTTTAATAGAAGTCCACTGCTACTGTAGCCAATTGATCCTGTCTTCCATCCATACCCACTGTCACTTTTGATCCTCTTCAAttgcaatttctttcttttgccattgacatgattgtgaaagaaacttgtattcctatctccttcagcaaaccaattcatcccagctttttgcttccaatactgctcctcaatactcaagtatttcttcaattcagattgagccttttgaagcacaatcctattctcagttgtaggcccttcttcaaacaacatctccttcaccctaacaatgtcctccaaaatagccaattgcttgaagatatcaccaaataTTTCCCTACTCCATTTTGAAAGTGCTGCCCTCACCCTCTTGATATTCTGGTTGAGCAGCAAAAATGGATCCCCTATGAAATCAGCTTCCTAATTCTGCCTCACCACATCCATGAATGTATcatgctttgtccaaaagttcaagaacctgaaaggcttgacaaaattgGTTGTCTTCTCCCCACATGTTTTTAGTaatggtgcatgatctgatccagttctgattagatgctcaacttcaatagttggcaacatgttctgaaatggcaaattcacaaaactcctatccaatctcttgaatattaactcagcattggatctcccattccaccatgtaaatggacttcctttgtacccttgctcaaacaaaccacaagagtttacacaaaatgcaaaatcctcatattcaggagggtgtactggaagtccacctattttctcatcttcatgcaataccacattgaaatcccctcctaccaaccatggtaattccatatcacttgctAAGAAATACAAGTGATCCCACAATTCCAACCTCTCCATTGctgaacattttgcataaacaaatgtcatcatcatgtgttgccccag containing:
- the LOC138905111 gene encoding uncharacterized protein, whose protein sequence is MLNSMEEVEHEIIWELKSGTTNIWHENWTGLGALYHVAELRQGEAWDDQLLDQTFNEEIAEHIRLNVHCEGSEGYWDRPYWMPTPSGLPFKISFFLWRLWRQKIATDDMWRRQGQMVMSRCWCCQQPQKESIKHIFVTSPTASKLPFHGWYKCNTDGASKSNPGPSSLGFCVRDDEGDVVYAWAVDLGLTTNVVAEAKAILQGLEYCVEHDLHPLILETDSLVMKKVIEGE